From a single Alkalihalophilus pseudofirmus genomic region:
- a CDS encoding helicase-related protein has translation MGLEINIENRDELIDKIKQELIGPVKVDKDKMFPLKVTQNVVFQNREETYRKYYNSQTLEEILQVNPPLLQYSAGVLFPFETESDEVLTQEKDLTESNDEGEEKFITKDGIKNIETLIERSSSLNFNNKEVDEVENVDLMPQKNDFSPASLALSYYVRLENENSKMNIEINGGSYKNFSISLADEKKLNKWWTRETVNLDLIQFSKKDLIEKSTHTKNISVNGLTLQLLLFSRNYGDNKFLITISLTNRTPVTSDTTLEECCLFQSEISLTLSDYIQNQFCPYPSTKASTQLDEEENSNRLLYREAQTFALGHGCSANWFKDKDRRYIERISSTFLPEYEAISMTPDITDQNGNTYSISMLELAELVPNSDAIEEILSNLVETYEKWIDIKEKEVASLQAEYGNTPKNHLDKCRESAQRMKSGIELLKKDENVRKAFKLANYAMAIQQVVGTNIRDGEVKDNNIFFEQDIEFREIPKYNDILERNRGNWRAFQIAFFLMSIPSVAEGNSIDREVVDLIWFPTGGGKTEAYLGVAAFSMFLKRLKDNNDTGTDIIMRYTLRLLTTDQFQRSSRLICAMEMLRKKFSEDLGGTPFSIGIWLGSKVTPNQNEGSYGAKEQLKQWKEGNDRKSFIVKSCPWCGAKLGKYTVEDENVSTGLASRRKKTMKKEERVLGYDYSRKNKELIINCPDKKCPFHNKIDVYIVDESIYEHQPTFIIGTIDKFAMLSWKPEARALFGIDRNGKRHYSPPNLIIQDELHLISGPLGSMTGMYEILIEELSTDRRTENPIKPKIICSTATIRRYEEQIMALYGRDKNKAKLFPSPGLSHDDSFFAKVAVEENNLPAKGRKYVGVYSPVIGMQMLQVKIYSILLQSVMNFQEDNRDPFWTLLSFFNSLRELGGALTLLQTDIPSYLNQVRKKHNITDRNQTRWLNNFLELTSRLDSGEVSDVIHKLKDNKNSIDVCLASNIIEVGVDIDRLSLMTVVGQPKNTAQYIQVTGRVGRNWKERPGLVVTLYKTGISRDKSHYEHFREYHERLYSKVEPTSVTPYSDPCINRSLYGLIIGYLRQLHDEKVADSPEYVREHINSLNNFKALLLNRVKLIDPKQTPVVEKNFDLYVNHILNLGATSWEEKSDGGYFLMYQSGSYVQERYKSTALPVPMSMRNVDASCQGEVTNSYLVKELEEMLV, from the coding sequence ATGGGACTTGAAATTAATATTGAGAATAGAGATGAACTTATTGATAAAATAAAACAAGAATTGATTGGCCCAGTTAAAGTGGATAAGGACAAAATGTTCCCATTAAAAGTAACCCAAAATGTCGTGTTTCAAAACAGGGAAGAGACTTATAGAAAATATTACAATTCTCAGACATTAGAAGAGATTCTTCAGGTGAACCCTCCTTTGTTACAATATTCAGCTGGGGTTTTATTCCCATTTGAGACTGAAAGTGATGAAGTATTAACTCAAGAGAAAGATCTAACAGAAAGTAATGATGAAGGTGAAGAAAAATTTATTACGAAAGATGGCATAAAAAATATTGAAACACTAATAGAAAGAAGTAGTTCACTTAATTTTAATAACAAAGAGGTAGATGAAGTAGAAAATGTCGACTTAATGCCACAAAAAAATGACTTTTCACCCGCTAGTTTAGCCCTGAGTTATTATGTGCGACTTGAAAATGAAAACTCTAAAATGAATATTGAGATAAATGGAGGAAGTTATAAGAACTTTTCTATAAGTTTAGCAGATGAGAAGAAGTTAAATAAATGGTGGACTCGTGAAACAGTTAATTTAGATCTAATCCAATTTTCTAAAAAAGATTTAATAGAGAAATCTACTCATACTAAAAACATTAGTGTGAATGGATTAACTTTACAATTATTGCTTTTTTCACGAAACTATGGGGATAATAAGTTTTTAATAACTATTAGTCTAACTAACCGAACTCCTGTCACATCTGACACTACTCTAGAAGAATGTTGTTTATTTCAGAGTGAAATATCATTAACCTTATCTGATTATATTCAGAATCAGTTTTGTCCTTACCCATCAACAAAAGCTAGTACACAATTGGATGAAGAAGAAAATTCTAATAGGTTACTATATCGAGAAGCACAAACTTTTGCGTTAGGACATGGTTGTTCGGCAAATTGGTTTAAAGATAAGGATCGTAGATACATTGAAAGGATTTCATCTACATTTTTACCGGAATATGAAGCTATAAGTATGACTCCTGATATTACTGATCAAAATGGGAATACTTATTCGATCTCAATGTTAGAGTTAGCTGAACTAGTTCCAAACTCTGATGCGATTGAAGAAATATTAAGTAATCTTGTAGAAACATATGAAAAATGGATTGATATAAAAGAAAAAGAAGTAGCATCTTTACAAGCTGAATATGGTAATACTCCAAAAAATCATTTAGACAAGTGTAGGGAATCTGCGCAAAGAATGAAAAGTGGAATTGAACTTCTAAAAAAGGACGAGAATGTAAGGAAGGCCTTTAAATTAGCCAACTATGCAATGGCGATACAACAAGTGGTCGGAACCAATATTAGAGATGGTGAAGTGAAGGATAATAACATCTTTTTTGAGCAAGACATAGAATTCAGGGAAATACCTAAATATAATGATATTTTGGAGAGAAACAGGGGGAACTGGAGAGCTTTTCAGATTGCTTTCTTCCTAATGTCTATTCCTTCGGTTGCTGAAGGAAACTCGATTGATAGAGAGGTTGTTGACTTAATTTGGTTTCCTACAGGTGGTGGGAAAACGGAGGCTTATTTAGGTGTAGCAGCTTTCTCAATGTTCTTAAAAAGACTTAAAGATAACAATGACACTGGCACAGATATAATCATGAGATACACTCTTCGCTTGTTAACAACTGACCAATTTCAACGTTCTTCTAGATTAATTTGTGCAATGGAAATGTTGCGCAAAAAATTCTCTGAGGACCTTGGGGGAACTCCTTTCTCAATAGGAATCTGGTTAGGTTCGAAAGTAACACCAAATCAAAATGAAGGTTCTTATGGTGCTAAAGAGCAACTAAAGCAGTGGAAAGAAGGAAATGACCGTAAGTCTTTTATAGTAAAGTCTTGTCCGTGGTGCGGGGCAAAATTGGGGAAATATACAGTTGAAGATGAGAATGTGTCAACAGGATTAGCTTCTAGACGTAAAAAAACAATGAAAAAGGAAGAACGAGTTCTTGGCTATGACTATAGCCGGAAAAATAAAGAATTAATAATTAATTGCCCAGATAAGAAATGCCCATTTCATAACAAAATAGATGTATATATTGTAGACGAATCTATTTATGAACATCAGCCTACGTTTATTATTGGGACAATAGATAAATTTGCTATGTTATCGTGGAAACCAGAAGCACGCGCATTATTTGGGATTGATAGGAATGGGAAAAGGCATTACTCACCTCCAAATTTGATCATTCAGGATGAACTTCATCTTATATCAGGTCCGTTAGGGTCAATGACGGGTATGTATGAAATATTAATAGAAGAATTATCAACGGATCGAAGAACTGAAAATCCAATTAAACCAAAAATAATATGTTCAACCGCAACAATACGTCGTTATGAAGAACAGATAATGGCTCTATATGGAAGAGATAAAAATAAAGCTAAACTTTTCCCAAGTCCTGGGCTTTCCCATGATGATTCCTTTTTTGCGAAAGTAGCTGTTGAGGAAAATAACCTTCCAGCTAAAGGAAGAAAGTATGTGGGGGTTTATTCTCCAGTAATAGGTATGCAGATGTTACAGGTGAAAATATATTCTATATTATTGCAATCTGTAATGAATTTCCAAGAAGACAATAGAGACCCTTTTTGGACGTTATTAAGTTTCTTTAATAGTTTAAGAGAATTAGGTGGCGCGCTCACATTATTACAAACAGATATACCTAGTTATCTTAACCAGGTACGTAAAAAACACAATATAACAGATAGAAACCAGACACGATGGCTTAATAATTTTCTTGAACTTACTTCACGATTAGATAGTGGAGAAGTTTCAGATGTAATTCATAAATTAAAAGATAACAAGAATTCTATTGATGTATGTCTAGCTTCTAACATAATAGAGGTAGGGGTAGATATTGATCGGCTTTCATTGATGACTGTAGTGGGTCAACCAAAGAATACAGCGCAGTATATTCAAGTTACAGGTAGGGTTGGCCGAAATTGGAAAGAGCGTCCAGGTCTTGTAGTTACTTTATATAAAACGGGAATCTCTAGAGATAAATCCCACTATGAACATTTTAGAGAGTATCATGAACGACTGTATTCAAAAGTTGAGCCAACAAGTGTAACTCCTTATTCAGATCCATGTATTAATAGATCTTTATATGGGTTAATTATTGGATATCTGAGACAGTTACATGATGAAAAAGTAGCAGATTCACCTGAGTATGTACGGGAGCATATAAACTCATTAAATAATTTTAAAGCTTTACTATTAAACCGTGTAAAGTTGATTGATCCTAAGCAAACCCCAGTGGTAGAGAAAAACTTTGATTTATACGTAAACCATATTCTGAATTTAGGTGCAACAAGTTGGGAAGAGAAAAGTGATGGAGGATATTTTCTAATGTATCAGTCAGGAAGTTATGTCCAAGAAAGATACAAAAGTACCGCACTACCTGTTCCTATGTCAATGAGAAATGTAGATGCTTCATGTCAAGGTGAAGTCACAAACTCTTATCTTGTGAAAGAGTTGGAGGAAATGCTTGTATGA
- a CDS encoding HNH endonuclease → MTIPKNINREHILKAIKRIKREGIPWRRQSTKYNLLYENNLYPPKYVLSIANFFANGEEYSSYDFNGGNETNVFLEKIGFLIVSTSENIPDNSTDTHSFQLPILQPVKRIREYNLYEFPTRDRVVYEYLFHSRTHRWLDEHAIGLNPEESRGYQAMGILHYIGLRDKHKGIFENFDIDDAIKLLEQQDSDFTLLIHSLQRYHQQDNGYLNTIVREVTDELLKLESIVLDEQLQIEVTEKEQLIKSRIGQSTFKKALLLTEKKCKLCGMSDERFLIASHIKPWRHSSHQERLDVNNGLLLCPNHDALFDRGDISFDQTGDILISDSLDDSTRIFLNINENMKIRINKSQLDYMIWHRNNLYKPNNHFKGQQIPPIDRTK, encoded by the coding sequence ATGACAATTCCAAAAAACATTAATAGAGAACATATTCTAAAGGCTATTAAAAGAATCAAAAGAGAAGGAATACCATGGCGAAGACAATCAACAAAATACAACCTTCTTTATGAAAACAATTTATATCCACCTAAATATGTATTATCAATTGCTAATTTTTTTGCAAATGGTGAGGAATATTCATCTTACGACTTTAATGGTGGTAATGAGACTAATGTCTTCCTTGAAAAGATAGGTTTTTTAATAGTTAGCACTTCTGAAAATATACCTGACAATTCAACTGACACCCATTCATTTCAGCTCCCTATTCTTCAACCTGTAAAACGTATAAGGGAGTATAACTTATATGAATTTCCCACTAGGGACAGAGTAGTTTATGAATACCTTTTTCACTCAAGAACCCACCGCTGGCTTGATGAACATGCTATAGGCTTGAACCCTGAAGAAAGTCGTGGTTACCAAGCGATGGGAATACTACACTATATTGGACTAAGAGATAAACATAAAGGGATTTTTGAGAACTTCGATATAGATGATGCAATTAAACTACTAGAACAGCAAGATTCAGATTTTACTTTACTTATTCATTCTCTTCAAAGATACCACCAACAAGATAACGGTTACTTAAATACAATCGTTAGAGAAGTAACAGATGAGCTTTTAAAATTAGAATCAATTGTCTTAGATGAACAATTACAAATTGAAGTTACAGAAAAAGAACAGCTTATTAAGTCGAGAATCGGTCAATCAACATTTAAAAAAGCTCTTTTATTAACCGAAAAAAAATGCAAGCTATGTGGGATGTCAGATGAGCGTTTTCTAATAGCTAGCCATATTAAACCCTGGAGGCATTCAAGTCATCAAGAGAGGTTAGATGTCAATAATGGGTTGCTACTATGCCCAAATCATGATGCGTTGTTTGATAGAGGAGATATAAGTTTTGATCAAACTGGAGATATTTTAATCTCAGATAGTTTGGATGATTCAACAAGGATATTTCTTAATATAAATGAGAACATGAAAATTAGAATAAATAAGAGTCAGCTAGATTACATGATATGGCATAGAAACAATCTATACAAACCTAATAATCATTTTAAAGGCCAGCAGATACCTCCAATAGATCGAACTAAATAA
- a CDS encoding winged helix-turn-helix domain-containing protein gives MKRYSEYTLEELKELEDKWMDREDASDRRWVNEGVQLFTYLSSKERDNIRYKEVKAYLLILQGESLKIKDRSFDRAIKAFQQVIRIEPDNARANYRLGFLYFYEEEWTKSLDAFYQAAHSNPNLTRKKLTSEQKVKAHYYILKNSKIITQASLVQIDDMPYKQLEQNEELKLLLDEIRNGIEPNEELKPYQMILNGVEYSNISEEEYEMYSDIDQPMFIFNQISLNDTEISYNGRSVSIPLRNAAILEYLMKNPSGVSKQDIISRLSQQSKDPEAALRQIISRLRRRLAELKPEIEFIKTIDGGYLWSVAGQYRMFKHFRCVGTELQLD, from the coding sequence ATGAAAAGATATTCGGAATATACCTTGGAAGAGTTGAAAGAATTAGAAGATAAATGGATGGATAGGGAAGATGCATCAGACAGAAGATGGGTTAATGAAGGTGTCCAGCTTTTTACTTACTTATCGTCTAAGGAAAGAGATAACATCAGGTACAAAGAAGTAAAAGCGTACCTTTTAATTTTGCAAGGTGAATCCTTGAAAATAAAAGATCGTTCATTTGACAGGGCGATCAAAGCATTTCAGCAAGTGATAAGAATAGAACCTGATAATGCACGCGCGAACTACAGACTTGGCTTCCTATACTTTTATGAAGAAGAATGGACTAAGTCGTTAGATGCCTTCTACCAGGCAGCCCATTCAAATCCTAACCTAACAAGAAAGAAGTTAACTTCAGAACAAAAGGTAAAAGCTCATTACTACATACTTAAAAACAGTAAAATCATTACGCAAGCATCGCTCGTTCAAATTGATGATATGCCTTATAAACAACTAGAACAGAACGAGGAACTAAAGCTGCTTCTAGATGAAATAAGAAATGGTATTGAACCAAATGAAGAATTAAAGCCGTACCAAATGATTTTAAATGGAGTAGAGTACAGCAACATTTCAGAAGAAGAGTACGAAATGTACTCAGACATCGACCAACCCATGTTTATATTCAACCAGATCAGCCTGAACGATACCGAAATTTCATACAACGGAAGAAGTGTATCAATACCACTAAGAAACGCAGCGATCCTAGAGTATTTAATGAAAAATCCCTCTGGAGTATCGAAACAAGATATTATTTCCAGACTTTCACAACAATCCAAAGATCCAGAAGCAGCATTAAGACAGATTATATCAAGGCTTCGTAGGAGATTAGCAGAATTAAAACCTGAGATTGAGTTTATTAAAACAATAGATGGAGGATACCTTTGGAGTGTAGCAGGGCAGTATCGGATGTTTAAGCATTTTAGGTGTGTGGGAACGGAATTGCAATTGGATTGA
- a CDS encoding M20/M25/M40 family metallo-hydrolase: MKKETLFARHGFMESDLKANVMGRHSKVGTFLKQALNYVGQTGDPIPEAKWMEALLHASTQVERVGREMSVDPREQELPLAELDPYIRGIVRWLNELGLHTSFCCDGHNKRPAHVSFIRLLKKEEIRLLKACATKDVRIKIEGKKATFLYRAGEVQKLLDVSEHFFALVKDPANIIHLEADGFKSKVMDLLSISGASGNERKIRNHLRQQLNKITDYTYMDRAGNLLAYLNCGEGPTVLLSAHMDTVEEFSEDRYIIEEGTVLSSSDGILGADDRAGIAVVLEVLSRISKTNFNGTLKVAFTVKEEIGCVGAREIDQEFISDIDAAIVVDRRGTRDIVTSNYSTSFCPDEYGELFEKAGQSLGMEDWKVTVGGSSDARVFAEYSIPSVNLSAGYLHEHTDFETLDYKAAYETMLLVEGVLHQQLIGVRGDVRAGEEV, translated from the coding sequence ATGAAAAAAGAAACATTGTTCGCACGTCATGGATTTATGGAGTCAGATTTAAAGGCTAACGTTATGGGTAGGCATAGCAAGGTCGGTACATTCCTGAAACAGGCGCTAAATTATGTGGGGCAAACTGGGGACCCAATCCCTGAGGCTAAATGGATGGAAGCACTTCTCCATGCATCAACACAGGTAGAAAGGGTTGGCCGTGAAATGTCGGTTGATCCAAGGGAACAAGAGCTGCCTCTAGCCGAGCTGGATCCTTATATTCGCGGGATTGTTCGTTGGCTGAATGAACTAGGGTTGCACACAAGTTTTTGCTGTGACGGTCATAACAAAAGGCCTGCTCATGTCTCTTTCATTCGTTTGCTAAAGAAAGAAGAAATTAGATTATTGAAAGCTTGTGCCACTAAAGATGTACGAATTAAAATTGAAGGCAAGAAAGCGACCTTCTTGTATCGAGCTGGAGAAGTTCAAAAGCTGCTTGATGTTTCAGAACATTTCTTTGCTTTAGTTAAAGACCCTGCAAATATCATTCACTTAGAGGCGGATGGCTTCAAGTCTAAAGTAATGGACCTCCTCTCTATTTCAGGGGCAAGCGGTAATGAAAGAAAGATTAGAAATCACCTGCGCCAGCAATTAAATAAAATCACCGACTACACGTATATGGACCGTGCCGGCAATCTTCTTGCTTACCTTAATTGCGGTGAGGGTCCAACCGTTTTACTCTCAGCTCATATGGATACAGTTGAAGAGTTTAGTGAAGATCGGTATATCATTGAAGAAGGAACAGTGCTCTCCAGTTCAGATGGAATCCTAGGAGCAGATGACCGGGCTGGGATTGCCGTTGTTTTAGAGGTCTTATCCCGCATTTCTAAAACAAACTTTAATGGTACGTTAAAAGTCGCATTCACCGTTAAAGAAGAAATTGGCTGCGTTGGTGCTAGAGAGATTGACCAAGAGTTTATCTCTGATATCGATGCTGCGATTGTCGTTGACCGTAGAGGAACAAGAGATATTGTCACATCAAACTATTCCACCTCTTTTTGCCCGGATGAGTACGGGGAGCTTTTTGAGAAAGCAGGTCAGTCATTAGGTATGGAAGATTGGAAAGTAACTGTTGGAGGCTCAAGTGATGCTCGAGTATTTGCTGAGTATAGCATTCCCTCTGTGAACTTATCTGCAGGCTACTTGCATGAGCACACTGACTTTGAAACTCTTGATTACAAAGCAGCGTATGAAACGATGTTATTAGTTGAGGGTGTGCTGCACCAGCAATTGATAGGGGTTAGGGGAGACGTGCGGGCTGGTGAGGAAGTATAA